GATTTCGTGGCGTTCGACCATTTTGCAAAGTTTTCCGTCCTTCAACAATGCGAAAGATGGGGATGATGGCGGATAGCCTGTAAAATAGCTTCTTGCCTTTTCTGTTGCTTCCTTATCCTGGCCTGCGAAAACAGTTACAAGGTGGTCAGGGCGCTTATCATAATGAACTGCATGTGCTGCTGCAGGACGGGCAATGCCTCCGGCGCAACCGCAAACTGAGTTAACCATTACAAGGGTTGTTCCTTCTTTAGCCAAAGCCTGTTCTACTTCCTCACTGGAAGTTAATTCTGTATATCCAGCTGCCACGATTTCCTGGCGTGCCTGGCGGACTACATCATTCATGAAAAAATTGAAATCCATGCTCATCGATACATCTCTCCTCTGCTGAATAATAACTAGTACATAAATATATGATACCAATTAAAATAAATTTTTCAAAGTATGTTTAACTCCCACGGATTCCGGGAAAGGTAACAATACAGCTAGATCCATACCCCTAAACTCCCTAGATGAAGGACAACAGAACATTCTGTTGTCCGCTTTTTTTATGCTCTTTTCATATTCGATGAGAAAACAGCCTTGTTTAACAGACTAAAAGCTGCCCAAAATTGGACAGCTTATTTTTTTGCCTCAAAAAATGCTTTGAATAATTCCTCGACTCCGGATGCGACTGGCCTGCTTCCTGAGATGACTTCATTTTCCACCTTGGGAAGCAGGTGTTTAACTTGCCGGTGATGAAAGAAACTTGCCTGAAGCTGATCGACGATCATATCATTCAGCCATTGTTTTGTCTGGAGTCGCCTTCTTTCGTCAAAGATCCCGCTATTCTTGGTAAAACTCTCAAAGGCTCTGATTGTTTCCCAGATTTCTTCAATTCCCTTTTCCTGTACCGCTGAGCTGGTCAGGGCCGCTGTCTGCCAGCCTTTTGTCGCAGGCTGCAGGAAATGCAAGATCCGGTTGTACTCTTCTTTGGTCTTCTTCGCTGTTTGTTCATTAGGACCGTCTGCCTTATTCACAATGACAGCATCCGCAAGCTCCATGATTCCTTTTTTCATTCCCTGCAGTTCATCTCCGGCACCTGTCAGGACGAGAAGCATGAAAAAATCGACCATATCTCTGACAATGACCTCACTTTGGCCGACTCCCACTGTCTCAACCAGGATGATATCAAAGCCAGCTGCTTCACATAACAGCATTGTTTCCCGCGTTTTGCGGTGGACACCTCCAAGTTTTCCTCCAGAAGGTGATGGCCGGATGAACGCCCTCGGATTCCTAGCAAGCTTTTCCATCCTTGTCTTATCCCCGAGGATACTGCCGCCAGTCAGGCTTGAGGTAGGATCAACCGCAAGGACCGCAACTTTATGACCCAATCCGCACAAATAGCTGCCAAAGCTCTCAATGAACGTACTCTTGCCCGCTCCTGGCACACCTGTGATTCCAACCCGGATGGAGCGACCTGATTCAGGCAGAAGCTTCTGCAAAAGAGTTTGGGCCGTTTGAAAGTCATGCTCCGCATTGCTTTCAATCAATGTGATTCCTTTGGCCAGCGCTGTCCTGCCTCCCGCCTTGATGTCTTCAGCTAGTGAAACTGGATCAATCCTTGGTACATTCTTTTTCTTGACGAAACGCCCGGATTTCGCTGCGGGCCTTTCGGTATTTCCAGCTGAGACTCCAGGCTTCACAACGCTGGAAAACGAATCTGCCTTGTCGGGGTCGAACCATTCTGGCTTTTTTTCATCAGTCATTAACTAGACACTTCCTCATAGCCCAGTCGCTCATAAATCGTCCGTAAAACCTTCTGCGCCGCAACAGGGATGACCGTTCCAGGTCCAAAGATCGCGCTCGCCCCATTTTCGTAAAGGAATTGATAATCCTGAGCTGGGATCACGCCCCCGACAATGACGACAATATCCTCGCGGCCTAACTTTTTCAATTCCTTCACAAGCAGAGGCAATAATGTTTTATGTCCAGCCGCCAAAGAGCTGATTCCAATGGCATGGACATCATTCTCGACTGCCTGGATCGCTGTTTCTTCAGGCGTTTGGAAAAGCGGGCCAATATCCACGTCAAAACCTAAATCCGCAAAAGCCGTTGATATGACCTTTGCTCCTCGGTCATGCCCATCCTGCCCCATTTTCGCAATCATGATACGAGGTCTGCGTCCTTCATTTTCAAGGAACTCCTGGGTCATTTGCTGTACCTCGGCAATTTCTTCACCATTTGTGAAGGCTGAGCTGTAGACTCCGCTGACTGAACGAATGACCGCTTTATGTCTGCCGGCAGCCTTTTCGATTGCGTCGGAAATTTCTCCAAGTGTTGCTCTGGCGCGAGCAGCCCTTACTGCAAACTCCAGAAGATTGCCTTCTCCAGTTTCAGCCACCCTTGCTAATTCATTTAGAGCTGACTCGGCTTTTTCATCATCACGGTTTTCTTTCAACTGTTTGAGCCTTTCAATCTGTTTCGCTCGAACGGCTGTATTATCGATATCCAGGATTTCCAGTGGATCCTCCTGGTCCAGCTTGAATTTATTCACGCCGATGATTGTTTCTTTTCCAGAGTCAATTTGGGCCTGGCGTCTTGCTGCTGCTTCTTCAATCCGCATTTTTGGCAGTCCGGTTTCAATTGCTTTCGCCATCCCTCCAAGACTTTCGATTTCTTCAATATGCTCCCAGGCACGCTCAATCAGTGCATTTGTCAAACTCTCAACATAGTAACTGCCTGCCCATGGATCAATGACCTTCGTAATCCCGGTTTCTTCCTGAAGGAATAGTTGAGTATTACGTGCAATGCGTGCTGAGAAATCCGTCGGCAGCGCAATTGCTTCATCAAGAGCATTGGTATGCAGCGATTGAGTGTGGCCCATTGCCGCTGCATGTGCTTCTACCAATGTCCGTATAACATTATTATAAGGGTCCTGTTCTGTAAGACTCCAACCCGATGTTTGGGAGTGAGTCCTCAAGGCCATCGACTTTTCATTCTTCGGATGGAATGTCTTGATCATTTTTGCCCAGATAAAGCGGGCAGCCCTCATCTTGGCAATCTCCATGAAATAATTCATTCCGATCGCCCAGAAAAAGCTTAGCCTTGGTGCGAATGAATCAATATCTATTCCAGCCTTAAGGCCTGTCCTCACATATTCAAGCCCGTCGGCGAGCGTATACGCCAATTCGATATCCGCAGGAGCACCGGCTTCCTGCATATGATAGCCTGAAATACTGATTGAATTGAATTTTGGCATATATTTTGAAGTGTATTCAAAAATATCGGCTATGATTTTCATCGACATTTCAGGCGGGTAAATGTATGTGTTCCTGACCATATACTCTTTCAGGATATCATTTTGAATCGTCCCGGATAATTGGTCCTGTGTCACACCTTGTTCCTCGGCAGTCACGATGAAAAACGCCATGATGGGCAGCACAGCACCATTCATTGTCATGGACACGGACATCTGGTCAAGCGGGATACCGTCGAACAGGACCTTCATATCCAATATCGAATCAATTGCTACACCAGCTTTTCCTACATCACCCTCAACCCGGGGATGATCGGAATCATAACCTCGGTGTGTAGCCAAATCAAAGGCAACAGACAAACCTTTTTGTCCCATTGCGAGGTTGCGCCTGTAAAACGCATTGCTTTCTTCCGCAGTGGAAAAGCCTGCATACTGCCTTACCGTCCATGGACGGTTAACATACATCGCTGGATATGGTCCCCTTGAAAAAGGAGGCAGGCCCGGCATTCCATCCATATGTTCCGAAGATGTTACATCTTCTTTTGTATACACTGGCTTAACCTTGATTTGCTCATTTGTTTCAAATAAAAGATCATCGATTTTCTGCTGTACCTGCCGATCTACTTGCTCCTTGCTGGCTTCCTTTTCCTCAGCAAACAAACGGACTTTCTTAAAATCAGGCTTTTGCACTTTATTCCACCTCCATATCCTTAAGCATTGATGATAGAGTTTGTAATGCATTGCTTCTTACATGTAAAAACTCCTGGATTCCTGCAGTTCTCCATTCACTTTGATGTTCGTCAGGGATGCCTGCCAGGTAAAGTTTGACATCATGCTCTCTCTTAATGTCCTTTGCAAGCTCAGGCCCAAAAGAATGATAGGAAGACTGATCGCCGCAAATAACAAACTGTTTTGCTTCTGATGAGTTTATGAACTCAATAGCTGCTGAAATGGAGTCCACTTCTCCGCTCCTAACAGCATGAATCCCTCCAGCTGATAATAATCCGGAAATGAAATCTGCTCTTGCCTTATGCTTCTTCAACTCACCCAGGCAAATCAAGCCGACCCTGGGTTGAACACCTTGGTTTTCCAGCTTCTTTGCCCTGAACCTCAATTCCTCATAAGGCTCTGCTAATCTTTTTAATTGCAAGGATGCGAAGCTTGATTCCACTTCTTTAAAACTCTCTAATAGAGAACTGCCAGACTTGATTTTGGTGATAGCAGAGTCAAGGGAGTCTATCATATAATTACTTTTTTTCTCCTCTACTGAAGGCTCAGCGACATCATCAGAAAGATTGGCATAAACATTCGTTCCAATGATGCTTTTTTTACGTGTAGCAATGTCCTGTTCACGAGCTTCCGCAGTAAGCGAAATCTGCTCCTGAAGCCAGCCTGATTTCAGCGTTTCATATATTCCGCCCCTGCTGTCCATTTCAAGGAATAGTTCCCACGCCTTTTCAGCCAGTTCCTTTGTCAGTGATTCGACATACCATGAACCGCCTGCGGGATCGGCTACTTTTTCAAGATGCGCTTCAGATTTAAGCACCAGCTGCGTATTTCGGGCAACTCTTTCAGAAAAATGCTTCACAGTGCCTGCTGGTTCATCAAAGCTTCCAGTATGAAGGAACTGAATTCCTCCTAAGACGGCCGCAAAGGCTTCATTTCCAGTCCTAAGCATATTCACGTATGGATCGAAAATAGTTTTAGTAAAGTTTGAGGTTTCAGCGGATATGACCATTTTGCGCTCTTCCGGTTCTGCTCCGAACGCCTCTGCCGTTTTGCTCCACAGAAGCCTGGCCGCCCGAAGCTTGGCGGTTTCCATGAAGAAGTTTGAGCCTATCGCAAAGTGGAACACAACCTTTGATAACGCTTTCTTTAATTCCCACCCATTGTCCAGCAGCTTTTGGAGAAGGTACACTCCTGTGGCAACAGCGATCGCCAGCTCCTGCATAGCATTGGCACCGCTATTATGGTATGGAACACTATTGACGAGTACAGTCTTTACTCCAGGCAATTGCTGAGCTGCTTCTTCAAGCATCTTTGCCCAATCCCTAAAAAATTCATTTTCCTCATTTGGCATTCCGCCAAATAAGCTTGCCTGTGCAATTGGATCCGCCGCTACGAAACCAGAAGCCTCATCGGCAGTACCCGCTTCCTTGCTGGCAATTGACAGAGCTGCCAGCAATGGCGTCTGAAGCAATCCAGCATCCAAGCTGAAAGGGTACTTATTTTTAAAGGAAGAGAGAAGTGAAACCAATGCAGTATTATCGGAAAACAACTCTGGTTTCACGTCAAAAGAAATGGCTGTTTGTCCTTTTGATAGAGCGTACTCGAGTTTCTCTTTCAACTCACCGACATTGTTGTAAAATAGGCGGTTTGCTATATGCCAGGACTCGGACTGATATCCAAGAGAATGGATCCCTCTTCTATAATCCTCCTGACCAGGCAGATCCCCTGTCAGTTCATCCGGGAGATCTCCTTTTGTATAAAGCGGTTTAAGAGTAATATTTTCATATGTATTCGTATAAAGTGAATCAATCGGTTTGCCCTTCAATGAAGCTGCGGCTTTTTCCTGCCAATCTTCAAATGTTGCATCTTTGAACGAGGTCGCTTTCATATTTTCAATCGTCATAAACCTTACTGTCCATGATTCAGACAGCTTTCCCCCCTTCACCTTAATTGTAGTAAAATTCTAATTTTTATACTCTTCTATATTTTAGTATACGATTCCTTTTCTAGCAACGAAGGACATTTTTATGTGGCCAATCCAAAAATTAAAACGCCCAGGTTCACCTGGGCGTTCTGCAAATTAATAGATGGATGTTGTCTCTTTTGATGTATTCTCAAGGATTTCCTTAACCCTTGCAAGGAAACGGCCGCAAACAAGGCCATCCAGTACACGGTGATCAAGTGACAGACAGAGGTTCACCATATCACGGACAGCAATCATGCCGTTGTTCATGACGACAGGACGCTTAACGATTGATTCCACCTGAAGAATCGCTGCTTGCGGATAATTGATGATTCCCATGGATTGAACGGATCCGAAAGAACCAGTGTTGTTGACAGTGAAGGTTCCGCCTTGCATATCCTCGGAACGAAGCTTGCCTGTGCGTACCTTTTGAGCAAGCTCATTGATTTCACGGCCAATGCCTTTGATTGTTTTTTCATCTGCATTCTTGATGACAGGCACGAAAAGTGCATCATCAGTAGCCACTGCAATGGAGATATTGATATCCTTTTTCTGGATGATCTTATCGCCAGCCCACATGGAATTGATTTGCGGGAATTCCTTCAATGCCTGAGAAACTGCCTTCACAAAGAAAGCAAAGAAAGTAAGGTTGAAGCCTTCTTTTTTCTTGAAGTCATCCTTAAGCCCATTTCTGTACTCTACAAGATTCGTAACATCCACTTCAACCATCGTCCATGCATGCGGCGCTTCATGTTTGCTGCGAAGCATGTTAGCGGCAATCGCCTTGCGGACACCCGTTACAGGAATCTCAATGTCTCCGGCAGCAACCGGTATTGAAGGTGCTGGAGCTGCAGGCTGGGAAGGCGCTGCTGTTTGAGCTTGTGTTTCAGGCTGTGAAGCGGCCGGCTGATTTTGTGCCGTTTCTTTCACTTCTTCTTTTTGGCTTGAAGGTTGTGGGATATTGCCGGATTCAATGATTTGCTTAAGATCTTTGCGTGTAATCCTTCCACCCGCTCCAGTTCCCTTTACCAGGGTCAGGTCGATATTATTTTCCTGTGCCAGCTTCAATACTGCAGGTGAATATCTAGCCTTGTTTCCTTCTTCAGCTGCTGGTGCAGGTGCTGCACTTGCACTTGCTGAAGAAGCAGAATTTGAAGCAGCAGCATCAGCGGCAGGTGCTTCATCAGACGATCCGCCTTCAATTTCAATGGTGCAGATGATTTCACCAACTGCCAGTGTGTCCCCTTCACCAGCAATCAGTTCTTTGATTGTACCTGAAAATGAAGATGGTACTTCAGCATTTACTTTGTCGGTCATGACTTCTGCAAGTGGATCGTATTTATTTACTTTGTCACCAACGGAAACCAGCCACTTGCTGATTGTTCCCTCAGTTACACTCTCACCTAATTGAGGCATTTTAATTTGTTCGATTGCCACAGATTGACCCTCCTTCTCCAATCATTCTATTTCCAACATGAATATATTAAAATTCAGCAAGTTCTCTCATTGCTTTTTCAACTTTATCAGGATTGATCATAAAGTATTTCTCCATTGTTGGAGCATAAGGCATAGCTGGTACATCCGGTCCTGCCAGTCTCTTGATTGGTGCATCCAATTCAAATAAGCAATGCTCAGCAATAATTGCAGACACTTCACTCATGATGCTTCCTTCTTTATTGTCTTCCGTTACGAGAAGAACCTTTCCTGTCTTCGAAGCAGCCTCGATGATTGCTTCCTTATCCAGTGGGTATACCGTACGTAAATCAAGAATGTGAGCAGAAATGCCATCCTTTGCAAGCCTTTCAGCTGCCTGCAGCGCAAAGTGGACTGCAAGGCCGTAAGTGATGACCGTGATATCTTCACCTTCACGCTTCACATCTGCTTTGCCAATTGGAAGTACATAATCATCCTCAGGGACTTCTCCCTTGATCAATCGGTAAGCACGCTTATGCTCGAAGAATAATACAGGATCTTCATCACGGATCGCCGCTTTCAATAATCCTTTTACATCATAAGGAGTCGAAGGCATGACGATTTTCAAGCCAGGCTGGTTCGCGAAAACCGCCTCAACCGACTGTGAGTGGTAAAGCGCACCGTGTACACCGCCGCCATAAGGAGCGCGGATAACCATCGGACAGCTCCAGTCATTATTCGAACGGTAACGGATCCTTGCCGCTTCAGAAATGATCTGGTTGACTGCAGGCATGATGAAATCTGCGAATTGCATTTCAGCGATAGGGCGCATTCCGTACATTGCAGCACCGATCCCGACACCTGCAATAGCCGATTCTGCCAACGGCGCATCGATTACCCGATCTTCACCGAACTTTTCGTACAAGCCCTGTGTCGCTTTGAATACTCCACCTTTTTTACCTACGTCTTCACCGAGGACAAAAACTCTCGGATCTCTTTCCATCTCTTCTTTGATTGCCAATGTCACTGCATCTATATAAGAAATTACCGCCATTTTCGTTCCCCCTTACTCTTCAGCATATACGTATTTCAGAGCATGTTCAGGCTCCGCATACGGTGCATTTTCAGCATAATCAGTTGCTTCATTAACCAGCTTCATGATTCGATCGTTGATTTCCTTTTCAGTTTCATCATTCATGATGCCGTTTTCCTTTAAATAAGCGCCGAAGGTAATGATCGGGTCCTTCGTCTTAGCCTGCGCAACCTCATCTGGCGCACGGTAGCTTCTGTCGTCATCATCTGATGAGTGTGGAGTCAGGCGGTAGGATACAGCTTCGACAAGGGTCGGCCCTTCACCAAGGCGTCCTCGGTCAGCTGCTTCCTTGACCACTTTATAAACTTCTAAAGGATCATTTCCATCGACTGTGACACCTGGCATACCATATCCGATCGCACGGTCTGAAACCTTTTCAGCTGCAACCTGTCTTTCGTAAGGTATTGAAATCGCATATTTATTGTTCTCAACCATGAAAATGACAGGAAGTTTATGGACTCCCGCAAAATTGGCACCCTCGTGGAAATCACCCTGGTTGGAAGATCCTTCTCCAAATGTAACGAATGTTACCAGGTCCTTTTTCTCCATTTTACCAGCAAGAGCGATACCGACCGCGTGAGGAACCTGAGTGGTAACAGGTGAAGATCCTGTCACGATCCTATTCTTCTTTTGCCCAAAGTGTCCAGGCATCTGGCGTCCGCCAGAGTTAGGGTCTTCCGCTTTGGCAAAACCAGAAAGCATCAGGTCTTTTGCAGTCATGCCAAAAGTTAAGACCACTCCCATATCACGATAGTAAGGAAGCACATAATCTTTTTCACGATCCAGAGCAAAAGCAGCTCCTACCTGTGCCGCTTCCTGTCCCTGACAGGAAATAACGAACGGAATTTTCCCGGCACGGTTCAACAGCCACATCCGCTCATCAAGCCGGCGGGCCAACAGCATTGTTTCATACATTTCCATAACTTTTTCATCACTTAAGCCAAGTGCAGCGTGACGGTTTTCTGCCATCTTTATACCTCCCAATTGTTCGTACAAGGCCCTTTTTCCAGGGAAAAAGAGCTCTTGTTCAAAATTTATATTAAGAATGTATTGCTTTACCATCCACAGCCAGGGCAGCTTCGCCGATGGCCTCTGATAATGTCGGGTGCGGATGGATGGTATGGGCAACTTCCCATGGTGTTGCATCTAAAACTTTTGCAAGTCCTGCTTCGGAAATCATATCGGTTACATGCGGCCCAATCATATGGACACCTAGAATATCATTGGTTTCCTTGTCAGCAACGATTTTTACAAATCCGTCTGACTCACCATAGACAAGCGCCTTGCCGATTGCTTTGAAAGAGAACTTCCCTGTCTTTACATCATGGCCCTTCTCTTTTGCTTCATCTTCGGTCAAACCGACGCTTGCAGCCTCAGGAGAGCTATAGATGCATTTGGAGACAAGCGTATAATCAATTGGATGCGGATTTTCACCAGCGATATGTTCCACAGCGACGATTCCTTCATGGGACGCAACATGAGCAAGCTGCAAGCCGCCGATTACATCACCAATAGCATAGATATGGGATTCTTTTGTCTGGAAATACTCGTTCGTCTGGATGAAGCCTCTTTCCAGCTGAATTTCTGTATTCTCAAGTCCAATTCCTTCAACATTAGCCTGGCGTCCAACAGAGACTAGCAATTTTTCAGCAGTGAATTCTTTTGTTTCACCTTTGACCTCTGCGCTGATCGTGACTCCATCACCTTTTTGAAGTGTCTCAGATAAGACTTTTGCACTTGTGATGATCTTCACGCCTTTTTTCTTCATCGCACGCTGCATCTCTCTTGAAACTTCCTTGTCTTCAGTCGGAACGATACGGTCCGCATATTCAATGACCGTAACCTGAGTTCCAAAATCAGCAAGCATGGACGCCCATTCAATCCCGATTACGCCACCGCCGACGATGATGATTGACTTTGGCAGTTCCTCCATGACAAGTGCTTCATCGGATGTCATCACATATTGCCCGTCAGCTTCTAGCCCTGGCAAAGTTCTTGGTCTTGAACCTGTCGCAACGATGACATTCTTAGGGATCAGCATTTCATTTTCCTCACCATTGTTCATCTCAACAGAAATGGTTCCTGGCATTGGAGAGAAAATGGACGGACCTAAGATCCTTCCCAGTCCCTCGTATACATCGATCTTGCCCTGTTTCATCAGGTGCTGTACACCACGGTGCAGCTGTTCGACGATTTTTTCCTTTCTTTCCTGTACCTTTACGAAATTGACGCCTACTTCACCTGTCGTCACGCCAAATTCTTCACTTTTCTTGGCGGTCGCGTATACTTCAGCACTGCGGAGCAATGCCTTGCTCGGGATACAGCCCTTATGCAGGCATGTCCCACCTAGCTTTCCTTTTTCAACGATGGCAGTCTTCAAGCCAAGCTGTGAAGCCCTGATTGCTGCAACGTAACCGCCTGTACCGCCTCCGAGAATGACCAAATCATATTCTTGAGCCATCTCAATCCCTCCTCTATCTATGGTTTTTCATATTTACTTGACTTACCATTTTGCCAGCCTACCTGCCTGGATATTCTTTTACTTCTTCTTCGCCGCGAAGAATGCGAAGAGCTCCTTCGGCGAGTGCCTGCAGTTCGTTCTCACCAGGGTGGACAATGACATCCGCAATCCAGTTGATTCTTTCAGAGATTGCCTGGACGAACTCTTTTCCATACGCAAGACCGCCTGTAAGGACAATCGCATCAACTTTCCCAGCAAGGACGGCACTTGCAGAACCGATTTCCTTTGCTACCTGGTAAGCCATCGCATCATAAACAAGCTTTGCATTCTTATTTCCCTGTTTGATCATTTTTTCGACCTTCACTGCATCATTCGTTCCAAGGTATCCAACAAGGCCACCCTGTCCGACGAGTTTCTTCATGATTTCTTCCCGGAAGTAATCACCAGAAAAACATAGTTCCACAAGGTCGCCTGCCGGTACTGTCCCTGCACGTTCCGGGCTGAAAGGACCATCACCATGCAAGCCGTTATTCACATCGACAACCCTTCCCATTTTGTGGGCGCCTACAGTGATCCCGCCTCCAAGATGAGTAATGATCAGGTTCAGCTCTTCATATTTCTTGCCGAGCTCTTTTGAAACCCTGCGCGCAACAGCTTTTTGGTTCAATGCATGGAAAATGCTTTTTCGTTCAATAAGTGAGAATCCTGATACCCGGGCAACGGGATCAAGCTCATCCACCACGACTGGGTCGACAATAAAGGAAGGAATGTTTAAACCTGAGGCGATTTCATATGCAAGAATACCTCCCAGGTTTGAAGCATGCTGGCCAGAATAACCTGCACGCAAGTCTGCGAGCATATTATTGTTCACTGCATATGTTCCGCCCTCGATAGGCCGCAAAAGCCCGCCGCGCCCACAAACAGCACTTAATTTTGAAATGTTGATCCCTTCTGTATCAAGCGTTTCAAGTATCGTATTCTTCCTGAATTCGTATTGGTCGATGATGGTTTCGTAGGAGTTGATGACAGTTGAATCATGACGGATCGTTTTTTCAAAAACCGAAACCTCATTGTCAAAGACTCCAATTTTCGTTGATGTAGATCCTGGATTGATGACTAGAATCCGATGTTCTGTTTGTTGCACAGTTAAACCTCCAATTAGCTTGCGGAACGACAAAGATCCACAATACGTCAGTAGCATATAGGAAACAGCAGAGGCGCCGAAACAAATATTCAGCGCTCTCTGCGGAAGCCTTGTTAAGGCTGTTTACAATAAATCGTTGCCATAAAGTCTTCTTCGTACCCGAAAACCATTGTCTAATCAGCAACTAAGTTAATGAACAGAACCTGTATTAGCGGCGGCTTAGGATATGATGGCCGTTTTGCAGGAATTGGCTACGAGAATTGCGCATTCTTTCAATTCTCTCTTCTGCCATTCGGTCAGCCGCTTTATAGGTAGGGATACCATCCCTTTTAGCAATCTCGATCACTTTTTCAATATTGTTGTAAATGGTTTCAACCTTTTTCATTGCTCTTTCTGCATTATAACCGTAAAGCTCATCCGCAACGTTGATTACGCCGCCAGCATTGATGACATAATCAGGTGCGTAAACAATGCCCATTTCGTGGATAATATCGCCATGTTTTGGA
The window above is part of the Mesobacillus jeotgali genome. Proteins encoded here:
- a CDS encoding thiamine pyrophosphate-dependent dehydrogenase E1 component subunit alpha, yielding MAENRHAALGLSDEKVMEMYETMLLARRLDERMWLLNRAGKIPFVISCQGQEAAQVGAAFALDREKDYVLPYYRDMGVVLTFGMTAKDLMLSGFAKAEDPNSGGRQMPGHFGQKKNRIVTGSSPVTTQVPHAVGIALAGKMEKKDLVTFVTFGEGSSNQGDFHEGANFAGVHKLPVIFMVENNKYAISIPYERQVAAEKVSDRAIGYGMPGVTVDGNDPLEVYKVVKEAADRGRLGEGPTLVEAVSYRLTPHSSDDDDRSYRAPDEVAQAKTKDPIITFGAYLKENGIMNDETEKEINDRIMKLVNEATDYAENAPYAEPEHALKYVYAEE
- the scpA gene encoding methylmalonyl-CoA mutase → MHYKLYHQCLRIWRWNKVQKPDFKKVRLFAEEKEASKEQVDRQVQQKIDDLLFETNEQIKVKPVYTKEDVTSSEHMDGMPGLPPFSRGPYPAMYVNRPWTVRQYAGFSTAEESNAFYRRNLAMGQKGLSVAFDLATHRGYDSDHPRVEGDVGKAGVAIDSILDMKVLFDGIPLDQMSVSMTMNGAVLPIMAFFIVTAEEQGVTQDQLSGTIQNDILKEYMVRNTYIYPPEMSMKIIADIFEYTSKYMPKFNSISISGYHMQEAGAPADIELAYTLADGLEYVRTGLKAGIDIDSFAPRLSFFWAIGMNYFMEIAKMRAARFIWAKMIKTFHPKNEKSMALRTHSQTSGWSLTEQDPYNNVIRTLVEAHAAAMGHTQSLHTNALDEAIALPTDFSARIARNTQLFLQEETGITKVIDPWAGSYYVESLTNALIERAWEHIEEIESLGGMAKAIETGLPKMRIEEAAARRQAQIDSGKETIIGVNKFKLDQEDPLEILDIDNTAVRAKQIERLKQLKENRDDEKAESALNELARVAETGEGNLLEFAVRAARARATLGEISDAIEKAAGRHKAVIRSVSGVYSSAFTNGEEIAEVQQMTQEFLENEGRRPRIMIAKMGQDGHDRGAKVISTAFADLGFDVDIGPLFQTPEETAIQAVENDVHAIGISSLAAGHKTLLPLLVKELKKLGREDIVVIVGGVIPAQDYQFLYENGASAIFGPGTVIPVAAQKVLRTIYERLGYEEVSS
- a CDS encoding dihydrolipoamide acetyltransferase family protein, whose product is MAIEQIKMPQLGESVTEGTISKWLVSVGDKVNKYDPLAEVMTDKVNAEVPSSFSGTIKELIAGEGDTLAVGEIICTIEIEGGSSDEAPAADAAASNSASSASASAAPAPAAEEGNKARYSPAVLKLAQENNIDLTLVKGTGAGGRITRKDLKQIIESGNIPQPSSQKEEVKETAQNQPAASQPETQAQTAAPSQPAAPAPSIPVAAGDIEIPVTGVRKAIAANMLRSKHEAPHAWTMVEVDVTNLVEYRNGLKDDFKKKEGFNLTFFAFFVKAVSQALKEFPQINSMWAGDKIIQKKDINISIAVATDDALFVPVIKNADEKTIKGIGREINELAQKVRTGKLRSEDMQGGTFTVNNTGSFGSVQSMGIINYPQAAILQVESIVKRPVVMNNGMIAVRDMVNLCLSLDHRVLDGLVCGRFLARVKEILENTSKETTSIY
- a CDS encoding BrxA/BrxB family bacilliredoxin, with the translated sequence MSMDFNFFMNDVVRQARQEIVAAGYTELTSSEEVEQALAKEGTTLVMVNSVCGCAGGIARPAAAHAVHYDKRPDHLVTVFAGQDKEATEKARSYFTGYPPSSPSFALLKDGKLCKMVERHEIEGHDPMQVVNKLQNAFEEYCEEV
- a CDS encoding alpha-ketoacid dehydrogenase subunit beta, which codes for MAVISYIDAVTLAIKEEMERDPRVFVLGEDVGKKGGVFKATQGLYEKFGEDRVIDAPLAESAIAGVGIGAAMYGMRPIAEMQFADFIMPAVNQIISEAARIRYRSNNDWSCPMVIRAPYGGGVHGALYHSQSVEAVFANQPGLKIVMPSTPYDVKGLLKAAIRDEDPVLFFEHKRAYRLIKGEVPEDDYVLPIGKADVKREGEDITVITYGLAVHFALQAAERLAKDGISAHILDLRTVYPLDKEAIIEAASKTGKVLLVTEDNKEGSIMSEVSAIIAEHCLFELDAPIKRLAGPDVPAMPYAPTMEKYFMINPDKVEKAMRELAEF
- a CDS encoding methylmalonyl-CoA mutase subunit beta; this translates as MTIENMKATSFKDATFEDWQEKAAASLKGKPIDSLYTNTYENITLKPLYTKGDLPDELTGDLPGQEDYRRGIHSLGYQSESWHIANRLFYNNVGELKEKLEYALSKGQTAISFDVKPELFSDNTALVSLLSSFKNKYPFSLDAGLLQTPLLAALSIASKEAGTADEASGFVAADPIAQASLFGGMPNEENEFFRDWAKMLEEAAQQLPGVKTVLVNSVPYHNSGANAMQELAIAVATGVYLLQKLLDNGWELKKALSKVVFHFAIGSNFFMETAKLRAARLLWSKTAEAFGAEPEERKMVISAETSNFTKTIFDPYVNMLRTGNEAFAAVLGGIQFLHTGSFDEPAGTVKHFSERVARNTQLVLKSEAHLEKVADPAGGSWYVESLTKELAEKAWELFLEMDSRGGIYETLKSGWLQEQISLTAEAREQDIATRKKSIIGTNVYANLSDDVAEPSVEEKKSNYMIDSLDSAITKIKSGSSLLESFKEVESSFASLQLKRLAEPYEELRFRAKKLENQGVQPRVGLICLGELKKHKARADFISGLLSAGGIHAVRSGEVDSISAAIEFINSSEAKQFVICGDQSSYHSFGPELAKDIKREHDVKLYLAGIPDEHQSEWRTAGIQEFLHVRSNALQTLSSMLKDMEVE
- the meaB gene encoding methylmalonyl Co-A mutase-associated GTPase MeaB, yielding MTDEKKPEWFDPDKADSFSSVVKPGVSAGNTERPAAKSGRFVKKKNVPRIDPVSLAEDIKAGGRTALAKGITLIESNAEHDFQTAQTLLQKLLPESGRSIRVGITGVPGAGKSTFIESFGSYLCGLGHKVAVLAVDPTSSLTGGSILGDKTRMEKLARNPRAFIRPSPSGGKLGGVHRKTRETMLLCEAAGFDIILVETVGVGQSEVIVRDMVDFFMLLVLTGAGDELQGMKKGIMELADAVIVNKADGPNEQTAKKTKEEYNRILHFLQPATKGWQTAALTSSAVQEKGIEEIWETIRAFESFTKNSGIFDERRRLQTKQWLNDMIVDQLQASFFHHRQVKHLLPKVENEVISGSRPVASGVEELFKAFFEAKK